The genome window CGCGCTGGTTGGTGATGCCCAGCGCGGCAATATCCTTGGCCGTGATTCCAGCCTCGCGCAACGCCATATGGACGGTGGAGACGACCGAATCCCAGATCTCCTCGGGATCGTGTTCGACCCAGCCGGAGCGTGGATAGATCTGAGTGAATTCCTTCTGGCCCTTGCCGGCGACATGCATGTCGCCATCGAATACGATCGCCCGCGTCGATGTCGTTCCCTGATCGATCGCCAGAACATATCCGCTCATGAAAACCCTCCCGCTAGAGCAATTCCAGCAAAAGTGCGCAGCGGTTTGCGTCCGGAATTGCGTGAAACAAAGAGATAGAGCATTTCCGTGATTCGGAGAAAAACCGAAATGCTCCATGTCGATTGTCGTGACAAATCAATAGGACACGGATGCAAGCGAGAAAAGCGAATAAAGCGGAATTGCCAGCCCGCGGGCTTTAGGCATAACCTCGCCCCTAACGTTGCAACGCAGCATCGCGATCTCGGGAGAAACAGCATGAGCAGAACAGTCGTCGTCACCGGCTCCACCAGCGGCATCGGCCTTGCGATCGCCACGGCCTTCGCCGAAACCGGCGACAACGTCGTCATCAACGGTTTCGGAAATGCCGATGAAATCAAGGCGATCGTCGCGCGGCTTGAATCAGTGTCCAAAGGCCGGGCGCTCTATCATCCCGCCGATATGACGAAGCCCGCCGAGATCGCCGACCTGATCGAAACGGCTGCCGAGACCTTCGGCAGCGTCGACGTCCTGGTCAACAATGCTGGCATCCAGCATGTTGAGAAGATCGAGGATTTCCCGATCGAGAAATGGGACCAGATCATCGCCATCAATCTGTCGAGCTCTTTCCACACCATGCGCGCCGCCATTCCGCTGATGAAGGCGAAGAAGCATGGCCGCATCATCAACATCGCCTCGGCCCACGGGCTCGTCGCCTCCCCGTTCAAATCCGCCTATGTCGCGGCAAAACATGGTATATTGGGCCTGACGAAGACGGCAGCCCTTGAGCTTGCCGAGTTCGGCGTGACGGTGAATGCCATCTGCCCCGGCTATGTGCTGACGCCGCTGGTCGAGAAGCAGATCCCGGATACCGCCAAGGCGCGCGGCATGACCGAGGAACAGGTGAAGAGTGAGGTCATCCTCAAGGCGCAGCCGACCCGTGAATTCGTCAAGGCCGAGGAGATCGGCGCACTGTCGCTTTACCTCGCCAGCGACGCCGCCCGCCAAGTGACCGGAACCCACATCTCGATTGACGGTGGCTGGACGGCGGCTTAACCATTTGGAAAAAACAACCGGGACTATCATGAACGACAGCATCCGCTTCATCCTTAATGGCGAAGACATCGCGCTCACCGATGTCGGGCCGACCGAGACGCTTCTCGATTTTCTGCGGTTGAAGCGACGGCTGACGGGCACCAAAGAAGGATGCGCGGAAGGCGATTGCGGCGCCTGCACCGTGCTCGTCGGCAGGCTGGCCGATGGCAAGCTCGCCTACGAATCCGTCAATGCCTGTATCCGTTTCATGGGCTCGCTGCACGCCACCCATGTGGTGACCGTCGAGCACCTGGCAGGCCGCGACGGCGCGCTGCATCCGGTGCAGCAGGCACTTGTGGATTGCCATGGCTCGCAATGCGGCTTCTGCACGCCCGGCTTCGTCATGTCGCTCTACGGCCTTTGGCTGACGAAGGAAAAGCCAAACCGTCAGGAAATCGAAAAGGCGCTGCAAGGCAATCTCTGTCGCTGCACGGGCTACGAGCCGATCGTCAAGGCGGCCGAGCAGGTGAGCCAGATGCGGCCGAGCGCGCTCTTCGACCCGCTGGAGCGGACGCGTTCGGAAATCATCGCGCGGCTCTGGGCCATGCAGGCGAGCGGCACGATCAGGATTGCGAGCGGCGAAGACCGGCTGATCGTGCCGGCTTCGCTCCAGGCGCTCGCCGAAATCCTCGCGCAGGAGCCCGGCGCCATTGTGGTCGCCGGCTCGACCGATGTCGGCCTCTGGGTGACAAAGCA of Rhizobium sp. BT04 contains these proteins:
- a CDS encoding 3-hydroxybutyrate dehydrogenase — encoded protein: MSRTVVVTGSTSGIGLAIATAFAETGDNVVINGFGNADEIKAIVARLESVSKGRALYHPADMTKPAEIADLIETAAETFGSVDVLVNNAGIQHVEKIEDFPIEKWDQIIAINLSSSFHTMRAAIPLMKAKKHGRIINIASAHGLVASPFKSAYVAAKHGILGLTKTAALELAEFGVTVNAICPGYVLTPLVEKQIPDTAKARGMTEEQVKSEVILKAQPTREFVKAEEIGALSLYLASDAARQVTGTHISIDGGWTAA